The following is a genomic window from Candidatus Omnitrophota bacterium.
AACGTCCTTATCTCTATATCCTTGAAGACCGCCTTCTTATTGCTAAGCCAGATGGCATAATGCATATTAAAGTTGATGGCGCCGGACACCATAATCAGCACTGTAATCATTTCTATAAGCGGATTGTGGAAATAAAGTATGTTCTGCGACTGAGTAGTAAAGCCGCCTGTGTCAAATGTGGCCATAAAAATACACACCCCATGGAAAAATGACCTGGGCCAGCTTATGCCGTAAATCCGCGCTGCCGCGGCAAGCGCGAATGACCCCAAAAACAAATAAGTAAAACTGACTATCCAGATAAACCTCGCGGTCTGCACCACATTCGGCAGGATGCGCTCCTCGCGCGCCTCGCCCACATACATCCTGAATGCCCCTGACGCCGATCTCACCATCAGAGAAAGCACAGTGATGATAATGCCCTGGCCTCCGATAAATATGGTAAGGTGCCGCCAGAGATTGTGGGAATAAGATATATGGTCTAAGTCCTGCACCAGCACAAGTCCGGTCGTAGACAGCCCGGACATCGCGTCAAAACAAGCGTCCAGAAAAGATGCCCAGTGCCCGCTTAAATACAAGGGTATCGCCCCCAAAAGCATCGCGGCAAGCCAGGAAAGAGAGACGGTGATCATACCCTGCATCCAATTGATATCTTTTGTGGTCCGGCAAAGAGAGACCAGGCCAAACCCTATAATCAAACTTGACAACAGGGCAATGCAGAAGTCAAGGGCGGGGTTAATCTCGCCTAAAGATAAGGCGAGGATGAGCGGAATGCCTAAAAACAGGGAAAATCCGATAAGTATCTTTCCCAGATAATAGGCGATTATCTTGATATCTTCAAATTGCGGCCTGAGCAGCATCTTAAGTCAATTTAGCGATAAAGAAAAAAATGGCCATACTTATGGCAAAACCCAGAATAATGATGGATACGCCCAGGCCCAGTTCAACGAGTATTCCGGTAAAAGACGAATACGCGGACCTTAAAAATGAGGCGGCTGCTTTAAGGGGATTGAATTTCATATCTTGCCGACGAGGCAGCTCAAGAGTTCCTGTTCATTCTTAATAACGGTAAGCGCTACTATGTCGTCGCGCGGCTTAAGCACGGTATCTCCCTTGGGCACGATCACCTCATCGCCCCTTATGATGGAAACCAGGACGGAATCAGGGGGGAGCTGTATGTCCTTAACCGCCTTGTGTATAACTGGTGAATCATCCGGCAGGTCAACTCTTACTATGGTAAGCTTGCCGCGCTTAAAACTCATCAGCGTGACAAAATCCGAGAAGGACACCTCTTCTTCTATGATCTTTGAGATTATCACTGTGGCGTCTATCGGCACATCCACGCCGAGGTCGTTGAATATATGGTTATTTTTCGGGTCGTTCACCCGGCCCACGGTCCTCCTGACGCCGAAGCGCTCTTTTGCCACCTGACAGATTATAAGATTATCCTCGTCGTCGCCGGTAACCGCGGCGACTACATCAGCCCTGTCTGCCCCTGCCTCCCCTAAAAATACCGGGTCGCAGCCGTCGCCGCTTATTATAAGGCAGTCCAGCGACCTGGACATCTCGTCGCATACGGCCTTATCTTTATCGATCAGGGCTACGGTGTGCTTATCCTCCAAAAGGCGCAGCGCCAGAAAATGCCCTACCTTTCCCGCTCCGACTATGACTATATACATAACACCACCTATAATTAGATATTAAAGATCTTACGGACCTTTGCCAAACTCTTGATGCTGACTACCGCCATAAGAATATCGCCAAGCTTAACGCGGGTATCCTTATCCGGTATAATAACCTCTTTGATCTTCCTGATAGAGGCTATGATCAGCTCTCCCGGTATGTTCAACTCCTCTACCCGCTTATCAACCAGCTCCTTGCCGGCCTCGATCTCCAAAAGCCCCACGTCCTTGCTTTCTATAAGATACGAACTGAACTTGCTTTCAATTATCTTATCGCGCAGCATTGCCGCGAAAAGCACTGTGCCGCTGATAATATCGAGCCCCAGCGCCTGATATATATGCGCGCGCGTAGGGTCATAAACGCGGGCGATGACCTTGGGGACATTGAATATCTTTTTTGCCACCTGGGAGGATACCAGATTAGTGTTATCGCCGTTAGTCACCGCGCAGAATGCCTCTGC
Proteins encoded in this region:
- a CDS encoding TrkH family potassium uptake protein, whose translation is MLLRPQFEDIKIIAYYLGKILIGFSLFLGIPLILALSLGEINPALDFCIALLSSLIIGFGLVSLCRTTKDINWMQGMITVSLSWLAAMLLGAIPLYLSGHWASFLDACFDAMSGLSTTGLVLVQDLDHISYSHNLWRHLTIFIGGQGIIITVLSLMVRSASGAFRMYVGEAREERILPNVVQTARFIWIVSFTYLFLGSFALAAAARIYGISWPRSFFHGVCIFMATFDTGGFTTQSQNILYFHNPLIEMITVLIMVSGAINFNMHYAIWLSNKKAVFKDIEIRTFLWSIALLFVIVAAGLVGYRVYASGQAVFSKGFYQFISAHTTTGYSTIYNGQFFSEWHPTAIFGLILAMALGAGACSSSGGIKMLRIGLIIKGTVQNIRQLMLPEASRVSERFFHLKEMFLDDKAVKNASIVTLFYLTMYLAGTLAAMFFGFPFMQSLFESTSAAANVGLSCGITSAGMPNTLKIIYMFQMWAGRLEFMSIFVLIGFVISAIRGK
- a CDS encoding NAD-binding protein, which gives rise to MYIVIVGAGKVGHFLALRLLEDKHTVALIDKDKAVCDEMSRSLDCLIISGDGCDPVFLGEAGADRADVVAAVTGDDEDNLIICQVAKERFGVRRTVGRVNDPKNNHIFNDLGVDVPIDATVIISKIIEEEVSFSDFVTLMSFKRGKLTIVRVDLPDDSPVIHKAVKDIQLPPDSVLVSIIRGDEVIVPKGDTVLKPRDDIVALTVIKNEQELLSCLVGKI
- a CDS encoding TrkA family potassium uptake protein; this encodes MYVIIVGCGRVGSELARLLSTEGHNVVVIDKNEGAFARLGSSFNGLTLVGSGFDEKVLKSAGIDKAEAFCAVTNGDNTNLVSSQVAKKIFNVPKVIARVYDPTRAHIYQALGLDIISGTVLFAAMLRDKIIESKFSSYLIESKDVGLLEIEAGKELVDKRVEELNIPGELIIASIRKIKEVIIPDKDTRVKLGDILMAVVSIKSLAKVRKIFNI